CAGTTGTACCAAGTTTCTATGCCTTAGCCTTCTCATGCTGGCAATTTCAGCCACAAATTCTCTCAAACCTTGTTTGGAATCATGGGATATTCTTTTGACTGCAACTTGTATATTGGAATGAGGTAGTGCGCCTTTATACACCTTTCCAAAACCTCCCCAACCTAGAACCTCAGTATCCTTAAACCCTTTTGTTGCTCTGTATAGATCCCTGTATAAGAACCTATTTGCAGAATACTCAGATTCCCAGACCTCATGCAGTTCTTCATACCTCTTTCTCCTCGTGATCACATAAGCACCTAGGAAAATACCAATGAAAAATACAAATAGTACAACTAGAGGAACTATAACAGTAAGACTTAATTTCTTTCTTGGATATACTAGTCGGGGAAGTGAAGGAAGCTTAGAAGGGTCTAAGCTTGGAGCTTGGCCACCTTGATTCCAACTCCATCCTAGTATGTAGTGTCTATTAGTCGATAATCCAGTAGCTGAAGAAAAACCGATATACACAGGATTGCTTATGACCTTAGACAGATCAATGTGAGTTGACAACAGAGAATGATGTGGTTTTGGTTTTCCAATAGGAGCCAACTTCACATTCACTAACATCTTCACAGCATCATAATCTATCCAAACTTGCATCGGTTTTCCACTTGTAAGCTGCAAGCTCTTACTGTCTTTTTCAGAAAAGTACATTGCAGAAGCTGCACTTATTGAGTTCAGTCCGTTAACATCAATTCCAACATGGTTGGCATCAATATCTCCAAAAAGTGCATTCTGAACTGTATCTAATTCCACTGCAAATATATGATTTGCAGGATACCCATTGTTGGAAGCATTAAAAAGGCCCATGTATTCAGCAGGAACACTCTGACTGAAATCCATAGACGGTGAGATAACAAAGGCAATCCCATGACCGCTATGTGGTATGACAAATTCTGGGTATATGGCAAACACAAATGAAGTAGAAAAGGAAACATTTGTGTCCAATTTCAGAAGGGATTTATAGAAAGCATGACCTTTTTGCAGCTGTGTGGTGTTGGTCAGTTGCAGTAGGCCGTTAGGATGTAAATGTGCAAGCCCGTCAAGATGGAGGCCTGCTTCTGCAAAACCTTGATAAACAAACTGGTCTTGTTGTTCAGAAAAGGTGAATGATGTGAAGagtaagaaaaaaatcaagagaTTTTGTTTTCTGTAAGCTTTAGACATTGGACATAGAAAGGAAGTGATACTGGTGATCTGCTAGGAATTCTAGGATTGTAGATTTGCTGCTGAAAACAAAAGATCTTagttttttattactttataaTCAAGACAAATTCTGTGGCCAAGATTCTTAATTGGGGTGGATGATGTTTGACTGCTTGTGATTTACCCCAGAAGTCAAAGAACTCCTACCTCCTTAATATTCCAGTCGGATATATATTAAACAGATTGATCATTTAACAAGAAATTTTCAACTGCCAGAAAATGGCAAGAAATTTCTTTATAACTTGATAGCTACAACAGGAATGTAGAAGTCAGATTATCATTACACAGGCATACATATGTGACAATGGTCGTCTGTTCAGATGGCCGGTGGGCCAGGTTAGCTCGAGCCCAACAACCCCAGCTCATCTACTTGGCCATACATGGGACCGGCTCAGACTAGTCTACCCAGCGAGATAGTCATTGGTCAAACCATAGGGCTCCTACCTAGCACAAATTTACCGACAGTCCATAGCCCGAAGATAACAGGTGGCCAACTAGGACCGGCTCTCCCTCCCGAACTGCTTGCTTTATGTTCCGGTCAGTCAATCACAATTCCCCACCCACCAACCCGTTACATTTTATGGCCAACACAACGACAAATAGGTCAATCATGAGAAGAAATAAACAGGAGAACTCTTCAAACATTAAGCATTTCTGGTGTTTTAGAGAATTAAAGTAATTTTAACGTCAAAGATTTTGACTTTTGACAACCTAATAAAggaaacaaataataataataatattctaAATTAAGTGAATAATTTTCTAAAGTATGCACCAAGACTTCAGAAATTGACTGTTTCCACAGTTCAGACGTGTGTTTGATTTGTACAGACTAAAAGGTACAACATGGAAGGTTCCCTTGAATATATGGTCATGTCATTTGTGAAAAAATACAAGGATTGAAATTATTAAAGACATTACCTACCAAGTTAATAATAAATCGTGCGATAACAGTATTAATCATAAGATTCTAGGATTTAACAAAGTTAAGTTATTTAGTTCTGACAGTGAAAGTTAATTAGAACCAGAAATCTTGACATTTTTGGAATTGCAGTGTACAGAATGTTCAGAAGAGACAGATTATTAAGAAATTCTTGTGTTCTTGGGACTCCGAGAGTTATCAGACATCGGTTTCACTAAGACGACAGATATGATTATTTCACATAGACTTTCGATATAAGTATCCTTCTCAAAACATCAATTGAAGATCAGGCCACCTTGAAACAGTAAAAGCAAAAGTAACCTCTGAATAATTAATCCCGGAAAGAACTGATGTTCTTGAGGGAATTCAGACAGTGATTTCACTCAGACAGTTATTAACCGTACACAGAGAACTTCCACAGAAGACTAGCTCCCAGAGAGAACTAATATCAGGGCAGTTTAAAACACGTACTGGAAGTAAAGTAACCTCAGAAAATTCTACCAAAAACTGCTGTTCCTGACTTCCTGGGGGCTTTCAGGCAGTTATTTCACTAATCAGATATGATCATTTACACGTACAGATATCTTCGAT
This Spinacia oleracea cultivar Varoflay chromosome 6, BTI_SOV_V1, whole genome shotgun sequence DNA region includes the following protein-coding sequences:
- the LOC110787684 gene encoding L-type lectin-domain containing receptor kinase IV.2-like translates to MSKAYRKQNLLIFFLLFTSFTFSEQQDQFVYQGFAEAGLHLDGLAHLHPNGLLQLTNTTQLQKGHAFYKSLLKLDTNVSFSTSFVFAIYPEFVIPHSGHGIAFVISPSMDFSQSVPAEYMGLFNASNNGYPANHIFAVELDTVQNALFGDIDANHVGIDVNGLNSISAASAMYFSEKDSKSLQLTSGKPMQVWIDYDAVKMLVNVKLAPIGKPKPHHSLLSTHIDLSKVISNPVYIGFSSATGLSTNRHYILGWSWNQGGQAPSLDPSKLPSLPRLVYPRKKLSLTVIVPLVVLFVFFIGIFLGAYVITRRKRYEELHEVWESEYSANRFLYRDLYRATKGFKDTEVLGWGGFGKVYKGALPHSNIQVAVKRISHDSKQGLREFVAEIASMRRLRHRNLVQLLGYCRRKGELLLVYDYMPNGSLDKFLFSDEKPNISWHQRIRIIKDVAFALLYLHEEWEQVVLHRDVKASNVLLDANMNARLGDFGLSRLYDHDTGPRTTRVVGTIGYIAPELTITGKPSTCTDIFSFGMFLLEVVCGRRPISLDSIEEENLVDWVFECWENGEILKTTDPKLEGNYISEEMEVILRLGLMCCHNIPQERPNMRQVIQILDNSNCRSSEESYDTESCVPTPFPPTPGSASVRSFCSVSSTDSILVHGR